TTGACCGGGGCCATGCAGCCGCCCTGCTGGTGCGGTACATTGGGCAGGGTGCGTACATCCTTGATCTTGCCGTCCTCGATTTCCACCACGGTGTAAATATCGCAGTGGCCGAAGTGGGCGTCGATAGAGGCGTCCATGCCGCCGGGGGCGACGGTGGGAAGGGCTACGAGAGTATTCATGAGCTTGTCTCCTTGTCGGATATTTGGTGTTTACGGTTTGTTTCCGGCATTGGACCGGGAGCGGAAAACTGATTTGGCGGGGTGGGGTTATCCCGCTTCGAGACGGGCCAGAATGGCTGTCCAGGCTGTCTTGAGCGTGTCCGAGAGCTGGCCGCGGTCATATTCGGTCACCACCTGTCGGTTGACCATTGCGTCTGTTACTGCGCGGTCATGGGGCAGACGGCAGACAACCGGATACCCCTTGCCCGAGCAATAGGCCTCAATGGCGTCCGCTTGGGTTGGATTGATGTCCCATTTATTGATGATCACCGCAACGCGAGTGCGGAATCCTTCGCACAGTTCGGCTACGCGCATGAGATCGTGCATGCCCGAAGGGGTTGGCTCGGTGATGAGCACGGCCAGGTCCGTGCCGGCCAGCGAACTGATCACCGGGCACCCGATGCCGGGAGCTCCGTCCGAGAGGACCAGCCCGAGTCCGCGCTCCTCGGCGATGGCCCGGGCCTCGCGCTTGAGCAGGGTAACGAGTCGGCCGGAGTTCTCCTCGCCGGGAAAGAGCTGGGCGTGGACCATGGTGCCGAAACGGGTGTCCGAGACATACCATTCTCCACAGTGCCGCTCGGGAAAGGCGATGGCCTGTGCCGGGCACAGGGCAACGCAAACCTTGCACCCCTCGCAGCGAAACGGCAGGACGCTGTAAGCCGAATCCGGGTTTGCGTCATCCGGCCCGGCGATGGCGTCGAACCGGCAAAGCTCTGCGCATTGGCCGCAACCGATGCACATTTCAGGATCAATGACGGCCTCGTTGCCGGACCGGAATTCATGTTCAACCCTATGGCGCGGATCAAGGAGGAGGTGCAGATCCGGGGCGTCCACATCCAGGTCGCAGAGGACCGTGTCCTCGGCCAGATGGGCGAAGGCCCCGGCAATGGAGGTCTTGCCTGCGCCGCCCTTACCGCTGATGACCACTATCTCGCGCATGCTGCCACCTTTTCCCGAACCGCTTCGCGCATGTTGTTGCGCAGTTGGCGGAAGGTTCCCCTGAGGGGAGCCACAGCCTCGGCCACCACCTCGCCACGCGAGTATGCCTCGGCCACGGCCCGGTCAAAGGGAATTTCCGCCCATACCGGGATGCCTTTGTCAGCGCAGAACCGCTTTACGGAATCGTCGCCGATGCCGGCCCGGTTGATGACTGCGCCCATGGGCTTGCCAAAGGGCGAAAACGCCTCCCAGGCGAGCTTGAAGTCGTGCAGTCCAAAGGGGGTAGGCTCGGTAACAAGAACCACGCAGTCCGCGTCGATAACCGCACTTACGGCCGGGCAGCTGACTCCGGGGGGGGCATCCACAATGATGTCGGAGCCGTTGTCGGCGGCGGCAATATCCGCAAAGAGGGCCTTGACCTGTCGCATCAATGGCGGACTCATGGCCTCGCCCACACGTAGGCGGCCCATGACAAACCGGGTGCCGCCAGCACGGCCGTGGCAGATCTCGCCGAGCTGCCGCCGGCCCGGAGAGAGCGCCCCCTCGGGGCAGATCGCGAGGCAGCCGCCGCAGCCGTGGCACATCTCCGGGAAGATGAGCAATGTGTCTCCCATGACAGTGATGGCCTTGAACTGGCACAGGGTGGAGCATTCTCGGCACAGGGTGCACTTGGATTCGTCAGCTTCCGGTATTTCGATGTAGGCAGGGTCGATTCTGCTGATCTCCGGCTTGAGAAAGAGATGCAGATTAGGTTCCTCCACATCAAGGTCCACGGCCGTCACCGGGTCGCCCCAAAGGGAGACCAGCGACGAGGCCACCGTGGTTTTGCCGGTGCCTCCCTTGCCGCTGGCTATGGCGTAGATCACTTGTTGACCCCGGACTGGCTGTTGGGCGTATCGGCGAAGGCGACCGCCCCGGAGGTGTAGAGTTCGACCGCCTGACCAACGCTTACGTTCTCCACGTCCTGGCCGATGCGGATGCCTGCTGCCGAGAGGGCGGCAAACGCCTTGGGGCCGACATAGCCGGTGAGAACAGCCTGGACGCCTGCATTGGCCAGGGTTTCAGCAGCCTGGATACCCGCCCCCTGGGCCAGAACCTGGGATGCGCCGTTGTCAACGTAGGTGGTTTCCATGGTTTCAAGGTCCACCACAACGAATCCGGCGGCACGGCCGAAACGGGGGTCCACCCGGTCGTTCATGGATGGTCCTTCGCTGGTGATGGCCAGCCTGCGGATGCCGGTTTGGGTCGCGCTGCGTTGCTGCTGAACACCCCTGGTCGAGCTTGCCACTGCGTCGGGCTGGCCGCCCATTCCGCGACCGCCGCCACCCATTCCGCGACCGCCGCCGCCCATTCCACGACCGCCGCCGCCCATTCCGCGGCCACGTCCGCCAGCGCATCTCGGGGTGCCCGTTTGTCCTTTACCCTGTGGCATGATCATTCTCCCGTGTTGTCGTCTTCAACAGGTGAAGGCGTGGTTACTTTATCCGCCGCTTGTCCGGTGGCGGTTGGCATTTGGCAGCGGCGTCTGTGCTTTCGTTTGCAGCATGTCTCGGAAGCGAGCAGGTATTCTCCGCCGTCCACCCGGATGGCCTTGCCGCCCGACAGGGCCAGGGCCACAGTGGTCCGGGCCTCGGTCAGGATACGGCTCAAGGTCGGGCGCGATACGCCCATCCGCTCGGCCGCTTCGATCTGCTGCATCCTTTCGCCGTCCACCAACCTAAGCGCCTCGAGGCCTTCCACCGTGAGCATCAGGCTTTCCAGCTCGCGCATGGGAATGCCCTGGGGTTTGTAAAATACCGCGCAGGGCTCCGCCTCGACCATCCGCTTTTTTTTCCGCCTTCCCAAACCTTCCCCCCCCCTTGGTGAGCGCATGTTCATATGATGATACGACCATGCTTTTGATTGTCAAGAAGAAAAATGAACATATGTTCAAAATAAAACAACCCCGCGTCGGGGTTGAATTTGTTTTGCCGACTCTGCTGACGCGGCTTGGATTTAAGGGAAATGAAGTGATAAGATGAGGTGTTGACAGGTACGCCAAAGGGGCAAAAAACTCCTCCGGCCTGTCGCTGCGGCCGGAGGAGTGATGCCCTGGTACCTGGGGCGGGAATCGAACCCGCACAATCCGAAGATTACGAGATTTTAAGTCTCGGGTGTCTACCAGTTCCACCACCCAGGCAGGTCGTTCGGTGGGTAGCCTTGCGGCACCCTGTCGGCGAGGGTTTCCCATTATCCCGCATGGCGGCGCGGCGTCAATGGTTTTGCCAGGCCGGGCAAATGTTGCTCGATGAGCGTGGTTCCGGGTGACGGGGGAAAAGGAGAGGGCATCCCCGGGGAGGTGGGAATGCCCTCGGAACAATGAGCACAGGGGATGGAAACCTCCTTAAGGAGAATGGTGGTCCGAGGAGGTCGCAGTGCTCATTGAACTATGATTGCGATAGTCGTTGCGTATTTGCTTTGTTGTATGCACCCATCAGTGCCGCCATGAAAAGAATATACGCCACGTTTCCTGCGGCGACTATCAACATACCGCAATGCTAGTCCGATTCAGCAAAAATGCGGGAATCGGACAATCAATCAAACAGGGCAAGGTAGTTGGCGAAAAGGCGGGGGCTGACCCGCGAGTACTGGTCAAAGTCCGAGATGAGTTCCAGGCCGGGGATCAAGGCTCTGACAACAGGAATGCCGAAGTCCTTGCGGGTCAGGTCCACATAGGCGGGCCTGTGGCCATTGGCTGCAAGGATGGCCTCAAGGACCATCAGGTCGCCTTTGGCGCTGCCCGTGGAAAGGTCTGGCAGATCCTCAAGCCGTCGTACGGGCAATCCCTCGGGAGCCGGTCCGCTCGGCGGGCCTGGGTGCGGGTACGGTGTCTCGGTCATGGCCGAGACAAGGGCGGCGCGACCGTTCAAGGAGCAGCCCGAGCCTTTGTTGACATCGCCTCTGGCCCCCAGGACCACGGACTTGTAACAGGGGACGCCGAGTTCGGTGGTCACATCCATGAACCAGAGGTGAACGCCGTCGCTTTCATAGGCGGCCAACAGCCGTGCAATTTCAGGGTTATCGCTGGTGATGCGGAAGCAATTGGACGGGGCAAAGGGCGTGGTGGCGTCGCTGTCGCGTTCGATGGCCTCGGTCAGGGCGGACACCTTGGCCTCGGCCAGGGTGTTGCCCGATGCCAGGCCGGTGGAACCCAGGGCCGAGAAAAGAGACTGTTCGTCGAGATTGCAGAAGAGGAATACCAATTGAGCGGGGACCAGCAGGGGCAGTGTGCCGCCGTGGTCGTCCGGGGTGTGGCCCGCGAGCCAGTAGAGCTTCTGACCCGCATAAGGCACTTCAAGCCGCATGGATCGCAGGTCCAGTGCAGGGGCGTCAAGCTCGTCAAGGGTGGCGTGGATCAGGGGATAGTCAGTGACGTAGCCAAGGACTCCCTTGGGTCCGAAGCTGG
This genomic stretch from Pseudodesulfovibrio alkaliphilus harbors:
- a CDS encoding ATP-binding protein, producing MREIVVISGKGGAGKTSIAGAFAHLAEDTVLCDLDVDAPDLHLLLDPRHRVEHEFRSGNEAVIDPEMCIGCGQCAELCRFDAIAGPDDANPDSAYSVLPFRCEGCKVCVALCPAQAIAFPERHCGEWYVSDTRFGTMVHAQLFPGEENSGRLVTLLKREARAIAEERGLGLVLSDGAPGIGCPVISSLAGTDLAVLITEPTPSGMHDLMRVAELCEGFRTRVAVIINKWDINPTQADAIEAYCSGKGYPVVCRLPHDRAVTDAMVNRQVVTEYDRGQLSDTLKTAWTAILARLEAG
- a CDS encoding 4Fe-4S binding protein, coding for MIYAIASGKGGTGKTTVASSLVSLWGDPVTAVDLDVEEPNLHLFLKPEISRIDPAYIEIPEADESKCTLCRECSTLCQFKAITVMGDTLLIFPEMCHGCGGCLAICPEGALSPGRRQLGEICHGRAGGTRFVMGRLRVGEAMSPPLMRQVKALFADIAAADNGSDIIVDAPPGVSCPAVSAVIDADCVVLVTEPTPFGLHDFKLAWEAFSPFGKPMGAVINRAGIGDDSVKRFCADKGIPVWAEIPFDRAVAEAYSRGEVVAEAVAPLRGTFRQLRNNMREAVREKVAACAR
- a CDS encoding NifB/NifX family molybdenum-iron cluster-binding protein — translated: MPQGKGQTGTPRCAGGRGRGMGGGGRGMGGGGRGMGGGGRGMGGQPDAVASSTRGVQQQRSATQTGIRRLAITSEGPSMNDRVDPRFGRAAGFVVVDLETMETTYVDNGASQVLAQGAGIQAAETLANAGVQAVLTGYVGPKAFAALSAAGIRIGQDVENVSVGQAVELYTSGAVAFADTPNSQSGVNK
- a CDS encoding DUF134 domain-containing protein translates to MNMRSPRGGEGLGRRKKKRMVEAEPCAVFYKPQGIPMRELESLMLTVEGLEALRLVDGERMQQIEAAERMGVSRPTLSRILTEARTTVALALSGGKAIRVDGGEYLLASETCCKRKHRRRCQMPTATGQAADKVTTPSPVEDDNTGE
- a CDS encoding YcaO-like family protein; amino-acid sequence: MRYKLQMMNTDYGVGTFAALPESNLSFNEMIAHLRKYPYDDFMHEFVLQGFKEFRPKKLEKLIRETMRDKGASDPIMTAIMYEACLCHDRLTHLQPLFEGLDPAWLLEYTPAIHIRSALLDDQPLHRQWIALFSDNIFGLSPLPTPEASGLAPLFSGTDLQRTPPVQAAEIRRSLEDRLPPPNPRRPLAETIALALTALEKADAFLGPAMRHKACLSPSARLRHWMPKTRCISGRMNNSLEGIQTCYGRGLTSECAEASYAMEMVERFSSYASFGPKGVLGYVTDYPLIHATLDELDAPALDLRSMRLEVPYAGQKLYWLAGHTPDDHGGTLPLLVPAQLVFLFCNLDEQSLFSALGSTGLASGNTLAEAKVSALTEAIERDSDATTPFAPSNCFRITSDNPEIARLLAAYESDGVHLWFMDVTTELGVPCYKSVVLGARGDVNKGSGCSLNGRAALVSAMTETPYPHPGPPSGPAPEGLPVRRLEDLPDLSTGSAKGDLMVLEAILAANGHRPAYVDLTRKDFGIPVVRALIPGLELISDFDQYSRVSPRLFANYLALFD